A single Oryctolagus cuniculus chromosome 18, mOryCun1.1, whole genome shotgun sequence DNA region contains:
- the AGRP gene encoding agouti-related protein — protein MLTTVLLSCALLLALPSVQGAQVGLPPLEGIRRPDQALFSQLPGQGLQAPLKVTNAEPAEEALLQEAEALTEVLDPQDREPRSPRRCVRLHESCLGQQVPCCDPCATCYCRFFNAFCYCRKLGSTANPCSRT, from the exons ATGTTGACCACAGTGCTGCTGAGCTGTGCCCTGCTGCTGGCACTGCCCTCTGTGCAGGGGGCCCAGGTGGGCCTGCCCCCACTGGAGGGCATCAGaaggcctgaccaggccctgttCTCCCAGCTCCCAG gccagggccttcAGGCCCCGCTGAAGGTGACGAACGCAGAACCGGCAGAAGAGGCTCTGTTGCAGGAGGCCGAGGCCCTGACAGAG GTGCTAGACCCGCAAGACCGCGAGCCTCGCTCCCCGCGCCGCTGCGTAAGGCTGCACGAGTCCTGTCTGGGCCAGCAGGTTCCGTGCTGCGACCCGTGTGCCACGTGCTACTGCCGCTTCTTCAACGCCTTCTGCTACTGCCGCAAACTGGGCTCTACCGCGAACCCCTGCAGCCGCACCTAG